In Erigeron canadensis isolate Cc75 chromosome 7, C_canadensis_v1, whole genome shotgun sequence, one DNA window encodes the following:
- the LOC122606709 gene encoding uncharacterized protein LOC122606709 isoform X1, whose amino-acid sequence MVESISREKLAGLIQSAKTSTDIPSKLDTLFQLKHHLNLLTEQQQQDDEEGDELLVSDLLPQLILHFRTDRSSPVRLSVAQIAGDVGLSYTHLLPEIVPLFITLLRDATPAVARQSITCAITLFRRVLTKIAIQGLFSTELDDALESSWAWMLKLKDEIYAMSYQPETDGRKLLALKFVEAVTLLYTADPSASAEPPPSDHTSGDEFNIAWLRGGHSILNVGDLSVEASRNLGLLLDQLRYPAVKSLSNMVVIVLIKSLSTIATKRPAFYGRILPVLLGLDPANCAVKAGRVSGVHHTLKNAFLSCLKCTHPGAAPWRDRLVGSLKEMKAGGLAEEALQQVSRGNSSTARDVKPSIEVCDAVHLPAVRKRPEVKDDDVPVKRAKLTPTLNDDLSSSSKVKGNVDNGRVQQLVAMFSSLVAQGEQSASMLEVLISSISADLLAQVVMANMPNLPLVRPKQEGDVELLKTGSQDNDLSVYLTNMLSRSTTSENTHSALETHIDEKPEHEGELPAAKDAVLLQFAAKDSVLPHSAMEQDLILSEPTADIASVMSVSLAIPCENTNVGELENGIPGLDSSTRDDDMPDIQVDAAMISADLEENSQEQVTKLGTSSMDLVPSLSTEKSEELSPKAAMAEANSINSSTATSIQFTPKVVLPKMSAPVIGLTDEQKDHLQRSAFIRIIDAYKHIAVSGGSHLRFSLLSHLGAEFPLELDPWEALQTHIRSDYTSHEGHELTLRVLYRLFGEAEADHDFFSSTTATSVYEMFLLKVAEILRDSFPANDKSLSILLSEVPYLPKSVLKMLECLCVPGNSDKNEELHSGERVHQGLSIVWSLILHRPPTRDVCLKIALQSAVHHLEEVQTKAIRLVANRLYPIPSISQQIEDFAKEMLLSAMNGDHLIDTASADESNAELAKDVMEKHLNESVSAITKDCTSEAGQPQSESIPSPSITDAQRCMSLYFALCTKKHSLFRQLLIVYKNMSKAAKQAITVQIPKLVRTIGPSPQLLEIIADPPAGSENLLMQVVQTLTDGAVPSPDLLATIRKLYETKLKDAEILIPVLPFIPKDELLQIFPRFVNLPVDKFQTALSRILQESSQSGSVLTPAEVMIGIHGIDPEKDGIPLKKVTEACNTCFQQRQIFTQQVLAKVLNQLVEQIPLPMLFMRTVIQTIGAFPSLVDFIMEILSRLVSKQIWKNQKLWVGFLKCAQLTKPQSFSVLLQLPPAQLEVALNKQPVLKGPLASYASQPDIRSSLPRSTLAVLGIPQDSQEASRGQMTPLTQSQAQSHTESQAQSQTVSQAQSLTESQAQSLTESQAQSQEQSQAQSQTQSQAQSQSQAQSQTQSQAQSQTVDTGNSEKEVVTEEPKLSSIR is encoded by the exons ATGGTGGAAAGTATATCACGGGAGAAGCTGGCCGGTCTGATTCAGTCGGCCAAAACATCAACTGATATACCTTCAAAACTGGACACCTTATTTCAACTCAAACACCACTTGAATCTCCTCAccgaacaacaacaacaagacgATGAAGAAGGTGATGAATTATTAGTCTCGGACCTCCTTCCTCAACTTATTCTTCACTTTCGCACCGACCGCTCCAGCCCCGTTCGCCTTTCCGTTGCTCA GATTGCTGGTGACGTAGGGTTAAGTTACACTCATTTGTTACCCGAGATCGTGCCTTTATTCATCACTCTATTACGAGATGCTACCCCCGCGGTTGCCAGACAATCCATTACCTGTGCTATCACTTTGTTCCGTCGTGTCCTTACCAAAATCGCTATCCAG GGTTTGTTTTCTACTGAGTTAGATGATGCTCTCGAGTCTTCATGGGCATGGATGTTGAAGCTTAAAGACGAGATATATGCCATGTCCTACCAG CCTGAAACCGATGGGAGGAAGCTGCTTGCGCTAAAGTTTGTTGAAGCCGTTACGCTTTTATATACAGCTGATCCTAGTGCTTCTGCTGAACCCCCTCCCTCGGATCATACTTCTGGAG ACGAGTTTAACATAGCATGGCTTCGTGGAGGCCATTCCATACTTAATGTTGGTGATTTATCAGTTGAAGCTAGTCGGAATTTGGGTTTGTTGCTTGATCAGTTAAGATATCCAGCCGTGAAGTCACTCAGTAATATGGTGGTCATCGTGCTAATTAAGAG TCTTTCGACCATTGCAACGAAGCGACCTGCATTTTATGGACGGATTCTTCCAGTTTTGCTTGGTCTAGATCCAGCAAACTGTGCTGTGAAAGCGGGTCGAGTTTCTGGGGTGCATCATACTTTAAAGAATGCATTCCTCTCCTGCTTGAAATGCACACACCCGGGTGCTGCACCG tgGCGAGATCGTTTAGTTGGATCACTTAAAGAAATGAAAGCTGGAGGGTTGGCTGAAGAAGCCCTTCAACAAGTTTCTCGTGGTAATTCATCTACTGCACGG GATGTAAAACCCTCAATAGAAGTATGTGATGCCGTGCACTTGCCTGCGGTTAGGAAGAGGCCTgaagtaaaagatgatgatgtacCTGTAAAGCGTGCCAAACTAACACCCACCTTGAATGACGATTTGAGCTCATCAAGCAAAGTAAAAGGAAATGTAGACAACGGACGGGTTCAGCAGCTTGTTGCTATGTTTAGTTCATTGGTTGCACAGGGTGAACAGTCTGCTTCAATGTTAGAAGTTCTTATTAGTAGTATATCTGCAGACTTACTAGCGCAAGTAGTAATGGCCAATATGCCAAATCTTCCTCTAGTTCGTCCCAAACAAGAAGGAGATGTAGAGTTACTCAAGACTGGGTCCCAAGATAATGATCTATCTGTATATCTGACAAACATGTTATCACGCTCTACTACTTCTGAAAATACACATTCTGCATTGGAGACACACATTGATGAG AAGCCTGAACATGAGGGTGAACTGCCTGCAGCAAAAGACGCTGTATTACTTCAGTTTGCAGCAAAAGACAGTGTTTTACCACATTCTGCTATGGAGCAAGATTTGATTCTTTCGGAACCTACTGCTGATATAGCGTCAGTAATGAGTGTTAGCTTAGCAATTCCATGTGAAAATACCAATGTGGGGGAACTTGAGAACGGAATACCAGGTCTAGATTCCTCAACTCGGGATGATGATATGCCTGACATCCAGGTTGATGCTGCAATGATTTCTGCTGACTTGGAAGAAAATAGTCAAGAGCAAGTTACCAAATTAGGCACTTCATCGATGGATTTAGTTCCTTCATTGTCTACAGAAAAGTCTGAGGAACTTAGTCCAAAAGCAGCTATGGCAGAAGCAAACAGCATCAACTCCTCAACCGCAACTTCTATTCAGTTTACACCTAAAGTCGTCCTGCCAAAGATGTCTGCCCCTGTTATTGGCTTGACTGATGAGCAGAAAGATCATTTACAGAGATCTGCTTTCATACGTATCATCGACGCTTATAAGCACATAGCAGTTTCCGGAGGTTCACATCTTCGCTTCTCGTTACTTTCACATTTAGGAGCCGAG TTTCCTCTTGAGTTGGATCCTTGGGAAGCTCTGCAAACACACATACGGTCAGATTATACTAGTCATGAG GGCCACGAGTTAACCTTACGTGTTCTGTATAGATTATTTGGGGAGGCCGAAGCAGACCATGATTTCTTTTCTTCAACAACAGCAACTTCTGTATATGAAATGTTCCTTCTAAAAGTG GCAGAAATACTCAGAGACTCTTTTCCAGCAAATGATAAATCTTTAAGTATCTTGCTAAGTGAAGTTCCTTATCTGCCTAAATCAGTTCTTAAGATGTTAGAGTGCCTGTGTGTTCCTGGAAACAGTGATAAAAATGAGGAGTTGCACAGTGGAGAGAGAGTCCATCAAGGTCTCAGTATTGTTTGGAGCTTAATTCTGCATAGACCACCGACTAGAGATGTTTGCTTAAAAATTGCTTTACAG AGTGCAGTGCACCACTTGGAGGAAGTGCAAACAAAGGCAATACGATTG GTGGCAAACAGGCTTTACCCTATACCGTCTATTTCTCAGCAAATTGAAGATTTTGCGAAAGAAATGCTGTTATCTGCAATGAACGGTGATCATTTGATTGATACGGCCAGTGCTGATGAATCTAATGCGGAATTAGCAAAG GACGTTATGGAAAAACATTTAAATGAGTCAGTAAGTGCCATCACCAAGGATTGTACCTCTGAGGCCGGTCAACCACAATCCGAAAGCATTCCATCCCCTTCAATAACCGATGCACAGCGGTGTATGTCACTGTATTTTGCCCTTTGTACAAAG AAACATTCTCTTTTCCGTCAACTTTTAATCGTCTACAAGAACATGTCAAAAGCTGCAAAGCAG GCAATTACCGTCCAAATACCCAAACTAGTTCGCACCATTGGGCCTTCACCTCAACTTCTTGAAATTATTGCTGATCCACCTGCTGGAAGTGAGAACCTTCTGATGCAG GTTGTGCAAACGTTAACAGATGGGGCTGTTCCTTCTCCTGATTTGCTAGCTACCATTAGAAAGTTATATGAAACAAAGTTGAAg GACGCAGAGATTCTTATCCCGGTGTTACCGTTCATACCAAAAGATGAG CTTCTTCAGATCTTTCCACGCTTTGTAAATCTTCCAGTGGATAAATTCCAGACCGCACTTTCTCGTATCTTACAG GAATCATCTCAGAGTGGTTCAGTTCTTACACCAGCTGAAGTGATGATTGGCATCCATGGCATTGATCCTGAGAAAGACGGGATTCCCCTTAAGAAG GTTACGGAAGCATGTAACACTTGCTTTCAGCAACGACAGATATTTACCCAACAAGTTCTAGCGAAGGTTTTAAATCAACTG GTTGAGCAGATTCCTCTTCCAATGCTATTCATGCGCACTGTAATACAGACAATTGGTGCATTTCCTTCTCTG GTGGATTTCATAATGGAGATTTTATCTCGTCTGGTGAGCAAGCAG ATTTGGAAAAATCAAAAGCTTTGGGTAGGATTCTTGAAATGTGCTCAGTTAACCAAGCCTCAGTCTTTCAGTGTGCTACTGCAG CTTCCTCCAGCACAACTTGAAGTTGCATTGAATAAACAACCTGTACTAAAAGGTCCATTGGCTTCATATGCAAGCCAACCAGACATTCGATCTTCACTTCCAAG GTCCACACTGGCAGTTCTTGGAATTCCACAAGACTCTCAAGAGGCAAGTCGGGGGCAAATGACCCCACTGACACAGTCTCAGGCTCAGTCACATACAGAGTCTCAAGCTCAGTCACAGACAGTGTCTCAAGCACAATCGCTGACAGAGTCTCAAGCACAATCACTGACTGAGTCTCAAGCACAATCACAGGAGCAATCTCAGGCACAATCACAGACACAGTCTCAGGCACAATCACAGTCTCAGGCTCAGTCACAAACTCAGTCTCAGGCTCAATCGCAGACAGTAGATACAGGCAATTCAGAGAAAGAAGTAGTGACTGAGGAACCAAAACTATCAAGTATCAGATGA
- the LOC122606709 gene encoding uncharacterized protein LOC122606709 isoform X2, translated as MVESISREKLAGLIQSAKTSTDIPSKLDTLFQLKHHLNLLTEQQQQDDEEGDELLVSDLLPQLILHFRTDRSSPVRLSVAQIAGDVGLSYTHLLPEIVPLFITLLRDATPAVARQSITCAITLFRRVLTKIAIQGLFSTELDDALESSWAWMLKLKDEIYAMSYQPETDGRKLLALKFVEAVTLLYTADPSASAEPPPSDHTSGDEFNIAWLRGGHSILNVGDLSVEASRNLGLLLDQLRYPAVKSLSNMVVIVLIKSLSTIATKRPAFYGRILPVLLGLDPANCAVKAGRVSGVHHTLKNAFLSCLKCTHPGAAPWRDRLVGSLKEMKAGGLAEEALQQVSRGNSSTARDVKPSIEVCDAVHLPAVRKRPEVKDDDVPVKRAKLTPTLNDDLSSSSKVKGNVDNGRVQQLVAMFSSLVAQGEQSASMLEVLISSISADLLAQVVMANMPNLPLVRPKQEGDVELLKTGSQDNDLSVYLTNMLSRSTTSENTHSALETHIDEKPEHEGELPAAKDAVLLQFAAKDSVLPHSAMEQDLILSEPTADIASVMSVSLAIPCENTNVGELENGIPGLDSSTRDDDMPDIQVDAAMISADLEENSQEQVTKLGTSSMDLVPSLSTEKSEELSPKAAMAEANSINSSTATSIQFTPKVVLPKMSAPVIGLTDEQKDHLQRSAFIRIIDAYKHIAVSGGSHLRFSLLSHLGAEFPLELDPWEALQTHIRSDYTSHEGHELTLRVLYRLFGEAEADHDFFSSTTATSVYEMFLLKVAEILRDSFPANDKSLSILLSEVPYLPKSVLKMLECLCVPGNSDKNEELHSGERVHQGLSIVWSLILHRPPTRDVCLKIALQSAVHHLEEVQTKAIRLVANRLYPIPSISQQIEDFAKEMLLSAMNGDHLIDTASADESNAELAKDVMEKHLNESVSAITKDCTSEAGQPQSESIPSPSITDAQRCMSLYFALCTKKHSLFRQLLIVYKNMSKAAKQAITVQIPKLVRTIGPSPQLLEIIADPPAGSENLLMQVVQTLTDGAVPSPDLLATIRKLYETKLKDAEILIPVLPFIPKDELLQIFPRFVNLPVDKFQTALSRILQESSQSGSVLTPAEVMIGIHGIDPEKDGIPLKKVTEACNTCFQQRQIFTQQVLAKVLNQLVEQIPLPMLFMRTVIQTIGAFPSLSKYSTGGFHNGDFISSGEQADLEKSKALGRILEMCSVNQASVFQCATAASSSTT; from the exons ATGGTGGAAAGTATATCACGGGAGAAGCTGGCCGGTCTGATTCAGTCGGCCAAAACATCAACTGATATACCTTCAAAACTGGACACCTTATTTCAACTCAAACACCACTTGAATCTCCTCAccgaacaacaacaacaagacgATGAAGAAGGTGATGAATTATTAGTCTCGGACCTCCTTCCTCAACTTATTCTTCACTTTCGCACCGACCGCTCCAGCCCCGTTCGCCTTTCCGTTGCTCA GATTGCTGGTGACGTAGGGTTAAGTTACACTCATTTGTTACCCGAGATCGTGCCTTTATTCATCACTCTATTACGAGATGCTACCCCCGCGGTTGCCAGACAATCCATTACCTGTGCTATCACTTTGTTCCGTCGTGTCCTTACCAAAATCGCTATCCAG GGTTTGTTTTCTACTGAGTTAGATGATGCTCTCGAGTCTTCATGGGCATGGATGTTGAAGCTTAAAGACGAGATATATGCCATGTCCTACCAG CCTGAAACCGATGGGAGGAAGCTGCTTGCGCTAAAGTTTGTTGAAGCCGTTACGCTTTTATATACAGCTGATCCTAGTGCTTCTGCTGAACCCCCTCCCTCGGATCATACTTCTGGAG ACGAGTTTAACATAGCATGGCTTCGTGGAGGCCATTCCATACTTAATGTTGGTGATTTATCAGTTGAAGCTAGTCGGAATTTGGGTTTGTTGCTTGATCAGTTAAGATATCCAGCCGTGAAGTCACTCAGTAATATGGTGGTCATCGTGCTAATTAAGAG TCTTTCGACCATTGCAACGAAGCGACCTGCATTTTATGGACGGATTCTTCCAGTTTTGCTTGGTCTAGATCCAGCAAACTGTGCTGTGAAAGCGGGTCGAGTTTCTGGGGTGCATCATACTTTAAAGAATGCATTCCTCTCCTGCTTGAAATGCACACACCCGGGTGCTGCACCG tgGCGAGATCGTTTAGTTGGATCACTTAAAGAAATGAAAGCTGGAGGGTTGGCTGAAGAAGCCCTTCAACAAGTTTCTCGTGGTAATTCATCTACTGCACGG GATGTAAAACCCTCAATAGAAGTATGTGATGCCGTGCACTTGCCTGCGGTTAGGAAGAGGCCTgaagtaaaagatgatgatgtacCTGTAAAGCGTGCCAAACTAACACCCACCTTGAATGACGATTTGAGCTCATCAAGCAAAGTAAAAGGAAATGTAGACAACGGACGGGTTCAGCAGCTTGTTGCTATGTTTAGTTCATTGGTTGCACAGGGTGAACAGTCTGCTTCAATGTTAGAAGTTCTTATTAGTAGTATATCTGCAGACTTACTAGCGCAAGTAGTAATGGCCAATATGCCAAATCTTCCTCTAGTTCGTCCCAAACAAGAAGGAGATGTAGAGTTACTCAAGACTGGGTCCCAAGATAATGATCTATCTGTATATCTGACAAACATGTTATCACGCTCTACTACTTCTGAAAATACACATTCTGCATTGGAGACACACATTGATGAG AAGCCTGAACATGAGGGTGAACTGCCTGCAGCAAAAGACGCTGTATTACTTCAGTTTGCAGCAAAAGACAGTGTTTTACCACATTCTGCTATGGAGCAAGATTTGATTCTTTCGGAACCTACTGCTGATATAGCGTCAGTAATGAGTGTTAGCTTAGCAATTCCATGTGAAAATACCAATGTGGGGGAACTTGAGAACGGAATACCAGGTCTAGATTCCTCAACTCGGGATGATGATATGCCTGACATCCAGGTTGATGCTGCAATGATTTCTGCTGACTTGGAAGAAAATAGTCAAGAGCAAGTTACCAAATTAGGCACTTCATCGATGGATTTAGTTCCTTCATTGTCTACAGAAAAGTCTGAGGAACTTAGTCCAAAAGCAGCTATGGCAGAAGCAAACAGCATCAACTCCTCAACCGCAACTTCTATTCAGTTTACACCTAAAGTCGTCCTGCCAAAGATGTCTGCCCCTGTTATTGGCTTGACTGATGAGCAGAAAGATCATTTACAGAGATCTGCTTTCATACGTATCATCGACGCTTATAAGCACATAGCAGTTTCCGGAGGTTCACATCTTCGCTTCTCGTTACTTTCACATTTAGGAGCCGAG TTTCCTCTTGAGTTGGATCCTTGGGAAGCTCTGCAAACACACATACGGTCAGATTATACTAGTCATGAG GGCCACGAGTTAACCTTACGTGTTCTGTATAGATTATTTGGGGAGGCCGAAGCAGACCATGATTTCTTTTCTTCAACAACAGCAACTTCTGTATATGAAATGTTCCTTCTAAAAGTG GCAGAAATACTCAGAGACTCTTTTCCAGCAAATGATAAATCTTTAAGTATCTTGCTAAGTGAAGTTCCTTATCTGCCTAAATCAGTTCTTAAGATGTTAGAGTGCCTGTGTGTTCCTGGAAACAGTGATAAAAATGAGGAGTTGCACAGTGGAGAGAGAGTCCATCAAGGTCTCAGTATTGTTTGGAGCTTAATTCTGCATAGACCACCGACTAGAGATGTTTGCTTAAAAATTGCTTTACAG AGTGCAGTGCACCACTTGGAGGAAGTGCAAACAAAGGCAATACGATTG GTGGCAAACAGGCTTTACCCTATACCGTCTATTTCTCAGCAAATTGAAGATTTTGCGAAAGAAATGCTGTTATCTGCAATGAACGGTGATCATTTGATTGATACGGCCAGTGCTGATGAATCTAATGCGGAATTAGCAAAG GACGTTATGGAAAAACATTTAAATGAGTCAGTAAGTGCCATCACCAAGGATTGTACCTCTGAGGCCGGTCAACCACAATCCGAAAGCATTCCATCCCCTTCAATAACCGATGCACAGCGGTGTATGTCACTGTATTTTGCCCTTTGTACAAAG AAACATTCTCTTTTCCGTCAACTTTTAATCGTCTACAAGAACATGTCAAAAGCTGCAAAGCAG GCAATTACCGTCCAAATACCCAAACTAGTTCGCACCATTGGGCCTTCACCTCAACTTCTTGAAATTATTGCTGATCCACCTGCTGGAAGTGAGAACCTTCTGATGCAG GTTGTGCAAACGTTAACAGATGGGGCTGTTCCTTCTCCTGATTTGCTAGCTACCATTAGAAAGTTATATGAAACAAAGTTGAAg GACGCAGAGATTCTTATCCCGGTGTTACCGTTCATACCAAAAGATGAG CTTCTTCAGATCTTTCCACGCTTTGTAAATCTTCCAGTGGATAAATTCCAGACCGCACTTTCTCGTATCTTACAG GAATCATCTCAGAGTGGTTCAGTTCTTACACCAGCTGAAGTGATGATTGGCATCCATGGCATTGATCCTGAGAAAGACGGGATTCCCCTTAAGAAG GTTACGGAAGCATGTAACACTTGCTTTCAGCAACGACAGATATTTACCCAACAAGTTCTAGCGAAGGTTTTAAATCAACTG GTTGAGCAGATTCCTCTTCCAATGCTATTCATGCGCACTGTAATACAGACAATTGGTGCATTTCCTTCTCTG TCAAAATATAGTACAGGTGGATTTCATAATGGAGATTTTATCTCGTCTGGTGAGCAAGCAG ATTTGGAAAAATCAAAAGCTTTGGGTAGGATTCTTGAAATGTGCTCAGTTAACCAAGCCTCAGTCTTTCAGTGTGCTACTGCAG CTTCCTCCAGCACAACTTGA